From the genome of Deltaproteobacteria bacterium:
CATCGCCTCCATCTGGCGGCGGATCTCGTCGGTGAGGAACGGCCGCAGGGCCGACGTCTCGACCGCGCCGACCGCGAGCGCGTTGACGCGGACGCGCGGCGCGAACTCCGCGGCGAGCTGCCGGGTCATGAAGGAGAGTGCCGCCTTCGCCGTGCCGTAGGCGACGAACCCGGAGCGCACGATCCGTCCCGCGGCCGACGAGATGTTCAGCACCGCGCCGCCGTCGCGCTCGAGCATGTGAGGGAGGCAGGCGCGCGTCAGCACGAAGGCCGAGGTCAGGTTGAACCGGAGACACCACTCCCAGCTCGGCAGGTCGGTATCGAGGAGCTTCATCGGCGGGAAGCCGCCCGCGTTGTTCACCAGGAGGTCGATGCGGCCGAGCTCGGCGATCGCCCGCCGCACGAGGTCGTCGAGCTGTGCGGGCTCGGTCACGTCGCAGCGGACGGCGAGGGCGCGCGGACCGAGGCTCCGCGCCCGCGCGGCCGTCGCCTCGATCTCGGCCTCCGAGCGCGCCGCGCAGACGACGTGCGCGCCCATCTCCGCGAAGGCGAGCGCGATCGCCTGCCCGATGCCGCGTCCCGCGCCGGTGACGATCGCGACCTTGTCGGTCAGGCGGAAGCGATCGAGGAGTGGCATGGCGGGCCCCGCATACTACTCCCGCGGTCCCGGCGGCAACCCAACCTCCGTTTTCCTCGCATTGCGTGCCCGTCTGCGCTACCTTGGTACGGGGGAGGTGGTGGATGCGGGACGTGGCGCGGGCGATTCACGGGGCGGTCCTCGCCGGCGAGCTCGGGCGCCGGCTGGAGCAGGACTGCGAGATCAGCGAGCTGGCCAGCGGGGACGGCGGCGGTGTGTTCAGCGTCCGCGTGGGCGGCGAGATCTACGCGGTCAAGGTGGAGCCGCTCGGGGACGGGCGAGGCGCGCTACATTAGGCGGGGGGCGGCCCGCGGGGTCTTGGGATTCGGGAAGACCTGCGGCTCTCGCTCAGAAGTTCGGCCTGACGTTGGCGCGGGTCGACATGATGCGCGCGCTCTCGTCAGGCTCGTAGGGGTCCTCGCTCAGCAGCTCGAACTCCTCCAGCTCCCTGGACTGAACCGCGACCAGCGATCCCTGCGCGGTCGCCCGGTACAGGCGGCCGTCGCGGCGGGATACCCATGTCCCTGGAGGAAGCTTGGCCGCGTTGTCCAGCTTCACTGACTCGCGGTGGATCGTCTCGATCCGACGCCGCTCCTGCTGACGC
Proteins encoded in this window:
- a CDS encoding glucose 1-dehydrogenase, with translation MPLLDRFRLTDKVAIVTGAGRGIGQAIALAFAEMGAHVVCAARSEAEIEATAARARSLGPRALAVRCDVTEPAQLDDLVRRAIAELGRIDLLVNNAGGFPPMKLLDTDLPSWEWCLRFNLTSAFVLTRACLPHMLERDGGAVLNISSAAGRIVRSGFVAYGTAKAALSFMTRQLAAEFAPRVRVNALAVGAVETSALRPFLTDEIRRQMEAMTPMRRIGTVEDVALAALWLCSPAGSWVTGKVVEVDGGTESTNWPFD